Genomic segment of Desulfallas thermosapovorans DSM 6562:
GGAGGTGCGTTAAAGTGGCCGAATTTGAACCCAAAATCGTAGCCTTTTGCTGCCACTACTGAGCATACTCAGCTGCGGACCTGGCAGGTTCGATGAGGTTGCAGTATTCACCCAACATCCGGGTGGTGGAAATGCCCTGCTCGGGCACAATTGAACACCGGGTGCTTTTGGAGACCTTTGAAAACGGTGCCGACGGTGTTTACGTGGCCGGCTGCATGGAAGGTGATTGCCACTTTTTAAAGGGCAACATCCGCGCTAAAAAACGGGTGCAGGCGGTGAAAAAAATACTGGATGAAATCGGTTTCGGCAGCGAACGGTTGGATTTCTTCAACCTGCCCGCTTCCGACGGAGGCCGGTTTGCCCAGATTGCCAATGAAATGACGGAACGCATCCGCCAGCTCGGCCCCAGCCCCTTGAACAAAAACGGGGCCGCTAACCCACAGAAAGAAGGTGGCCAAACAGCATGATCGTAGCACAACAAAAACCTGTTGAAGATATCGCCCAAATGATTGCCGACTGCAAAAAAGTGTTATTCGTTGGCTGTGCCGGCTGCGTGACGGTTTGCCTGGCCGGTGGCGAGAAGGAAACCGAAGTGCTGGCCTCGGCCATGCGCATTAAACGCAACCTGGAGAACAACCCCCTGGAAGCTACCACTTTTACCTGCACCAGGCAGTGCGACCCCGAGTACATCGTACCCCTGGATAACCTGGTGAAGGATGTGGACGCCATTGTATCCCTGGCCTGCGGCGTGGGCGTACAGTACCTGGCCGAGCGGTTTAAGGATAAGTGGGTGGTGCCCGCCCTTGATACCAAGTTCATCGGCGGCTCAGTAACCCACGGCAACTGGGAGGAAAAGTGCGGATTGTGCGGTGACTGCATACTACACCGCACCGGCGGTATCTGCCCCATTATCCGCTGTTCCAAGAGCATTTTAAACGGGCCATGCGGTGGCTCACAATACGGCAAATGCGAAGTGAGCAAAGACGTGGACTGCGCCTGGCAGCTGATTTACGACCGCATGAAAGCGCTGGGCAAGCTTGACAAACTAATGGAATTCCAGCCGCCCAAAGACTGGTCCAAATCACGAGACGGCGGGCCGCGTAAGGCCATCAGGGAGGATGTGATGATCGATTGAAGAATCTAAGTAAACTTCAACAAATACTGGACAGCGGTCAATTTGCGGTAACCGCGGAAATAGGGCCGCCCAAGCATTCTTCCGCCGAAGGTATTCGCCATCACGCCGAAATGATGCGCGATTACGTGGACGCCACCAACATAACCGATAACCAGACAGCCATTGTGCGGTTATCCAGTATAGCGGCCGGTGTTCACGTGTTGAACTGTGGCATAGAGCCCATCGTGCAGATGACCTGCCGGGACCGTAACCGCATTGCCATGCAGTCCGATTTGATGGGCGCCTACAGCCTGGGTATGCGCAACGTACTCTGTCTTTCCGGCGACCACCAGAAATTCGGCAACCATCCCACGAGTAAAAACGTGTACGATATAGACTCCATGCAGCTCATTTATTACCTGCGCCGCATGCGGGACGAAAAACTGTTTTTCTCGGGCGAAGAGATTAAAGAGCACGAGCCCCGTTTCTTCATCGGGGCAGTGGCTAACCCCTTTGCCGACCCCTTTGAATTCCGGGTGGATCGCCTGGAGAAAAAGGTAGAGGCGGGCGCACAGTTCA
This window contains:
- a CDS encoding hydrogenase iron-sulfur subunit produces the protein MAEFEPKIVAFCCHYUAYSAADLAGSMRLQYSPNIRVVEMPCSGTIEHRVLLETFENGADGVYVAGCMEGDCHFLKGNIRAKKRVQAVKKILDEIGFGSERLDFFNLPASDGGRFAQIANEMTERIRQLGPSPLNKNGAANPQKEGGQTA
- a CDS encoding methylenetetrahydrofolate reductase C-terminal domain-containing protein, which translates into the protein MIVAQQKPVEDIAQMIADCKKVLFVGCAGCVTVCLAGGEKETEVLASAMRIKRNLENNPLEATTFTCTRQCDPEYIVPLDNLVKDVDAIVSLACGVGVQYLAERFKDKWVVPALDTKFIGGSVTHGNWEEKCGLCGDCILHRTGGICPIIRCSKSILNGPCGGSQYGKCEVSKDVDCAWQLIYDRMKALGKLDKLMEFQPPKDWSKSRDGGPRKAIREDVMID
- a CDS encoding methylenetetrahydrofolate reductase, with translation MKNLSKLQQILDSGQFAVTAEIGPPKHSSAEGIRHHAEMMRDYVDATNITDNQTAIVRLSSIAAGVHVLNCGIEPIVQMTCRDRNRIAMQSDLMGAYSLGMRNVLCLSGDHQKFGNHPTSKNVYDIDSMQLIYYLRRMRDEKLFFSGEEIKEHEPRFFIGAVANPFADPFEFRVDRLEKKVEAGAQFIQTQCIFDMERFERFMEMVRERGIDERVHILAGVTPMKSWRAAKYIQNNVSGMIVPDELVERLKNAEDPKREGVDICIEQIKYIKENVRGVHGVHVMAIAWEEVVPEIVERSGLYPRPKVG